The Geomonas ferrireducens DNA segment CATCCGGGAAACGGATCGCCTCGGTCAGCCGGTTCAATAAGACCATGCGCCCGAGGGGAGAGGGGTAGGCCGCTATGAGAAGGCCGTGGTAGCGCCTCGTGAGCGCGCCGCAGACCGTGCCGGAGGCGTAACCGCCGAGGCCGTTGGTCAAAAGCCACTCCTGTTCCAAAAGCTGCCGGGTCCTCGCTTCCTCGTCGTGGCGGTCGAAATGGAATTCTCTTGTCACCGTGGTCATGGGGTCTCTCCTTCCGGCGCGGGCGCCAGCGCAACCGCCGCGTAACCCTGCAGGCGCCAGAACCTTTCCGTTTCCAGCCTGGGTGTACCAGAACCGCCGAATTCGACCTTCTCGCTGCTCCAGAGGATCTCCCACCGGCAGCGGGATGGGGGCGCCAGCATCGGCTCGGGGATCGGCACCAAGTGCAGCTCGCGTCCGAGGTTCACGAGCAGAAGGCGCTGCTCATCCTCCAGGAAGTAGCGCAGCAGAAAGCCCGCCTGCCCGAGCACCGCCCCCTCGATGTGGCAGGCATAACCTCGGCTGAATACCGGATCCTCGCGCCGCAGCCTGATCAGATCGCGGTAGAGCGCGTAGACCTTGCCGTGGCGCTCGCGCTCCTTCAGGTCGAGGCGGGACTGCTGGAAGGTTTCCAGTTCGTACGGCTTGTCGATGGTGTCGATTACCTCGGGAGAATCGATGTTGGTGAACTGCTTCAGATACTCGATGCGTCCGTGGTGCACCTGCTGCGAGATTTCCGGACTAAGGTCCGCGAAATACAGAAACGGAGAACCCGCGGCAAACTCCTGCCCCTGGAAGATCATCGGGGTCTGTGGGAGTAGGAGGTAAAGGGCGGCCATCGCCCGCAATGCGGCGGGGTTGGTGAGTTTGTCGATGCGGATACCCCAGGCGGAGTTGTCGATCTGGTCGTGGTTTTGGAGGTAGTTGATGTAGCGGCTCGGGCTGTGACCTAAGGTGGAGGAGCCGCGCCGCTTACCCTGCCAGAAGTAGAATTGCCCCTGGTACAGGTAGCTCCACTTGGCGCAGGAGATCATCTCCTGCGGCGAGCCGAAGTACTCCGAGTAGTAGGCGTCGTGGTACCCGGTCAGGGCGACGTGGGCGCTGTGGTGGAAGTCGTCGTTCCATACGCCGTCCATGCCGAAGCCTCCTTCTTCTCTCGGGCGCATGCAACGGGCGTCCTGACTTTCATTTTCCGCGACGAGGAAGAGCTTACGCCCGTTGGCCGCCATCCTCGCACGGGTGGTGATGTCCCCCAGGATGTGTACTTGCGAACCGTCGATGATGGCGTGGGTGGCGTCGAAACGCAGCCCGTCGATGTGGAACTCGTCGATCCAGTAGCACGCGTTGGCGATGAAGAACTCCCGCACCGATTCGCAATGCTTCCCGTCGAAGTTGATCATCTTCCCCCAGTCACTCTCGTTTTCACCGTAGTAGTAATCGGAAAACTGCGCCAGGTAGTTTCCCTCCGGCCCGAAGTGGTTGTACACCACGTCCAAAAGCACGCCGAGCCCGAGCGAGTGAGCCCGGTCCACGAAGCGGCGCATGTCGTCCGGAGTCCCATAGAGCCTCGTCGGGGCGAAATGGTTCACCCCGTCGTACCCCCAGCCGAACCGTCCGGGGAAATCGGCCACCGGCATGACCTCGACCAGGGTGATGCCGAGGTCCCGTAGTGCAGACAGCTGCTCTTCGGCGGCCTTCCAGGTCCCTTCCATGGTGAAGGTTCCGACATGGATCTCGTAGATGACGTGCCCTTCGGGCTCGATGCCCTGCCAGCCGGCGTCACTCCAGGGGAAGCTCCCCGGGTCGACCACTTGCGATGGACCGTGCGGCCCCTCGGGCTGGAAGCGTGAGGCGGGATCAGGGTAGTTATCTTTGTCGTCCAGGCGGTAGCGGTAGCGGGTTCCCGCACGTGCTACCGGGCAGGTGCCGGAATGGTACCCGTTCTCTTCCAGGTCCATGGGGAACTCCACTACCTGCGGCGCTCCCTCCAGTTGTATCGATACCTTCCTGCACCGGGGAGCCCAGACCCGGAAATGCACGCCGTCCGGCATCACCTCCGCTCCTACCGGCATTCTTCGCTGTACTGC contains these protein-coding regions:
- the treZ gene encoding malto-oligosyltrehalose trehalohydrolase, which encodes MTAVQRRMPVGAEVMPDGVHFRVWAPRCRKVSIQLEGAPQVVEFPMDLEENGYHSGTCPVARAGTRYRYRLDDKDNYPDPASRFQPEGPHGPSQVVDPGSFPWSDAGWQGIEPEGHVIYEIHVGTFTMEGTWKAAEEQLSALRDLGITLVEVMPVADFPGRFGWGYDGVNHFAPTRLYGTPDDMRRFVDRAHSLGLGVLLDVVYNHFGPEGNYLAQFSDYYYGENESDWGKMINFDGKHCESVREFFIANACYWIDEFHIDGLRFDATHAIIDGSQVHILGDITTRARMAANGRKLFLVAENESQDARCMRPREEGGFGMDGVWNDDFHHSAHVALTGYHDAYYSEYFGSPQEMISCAKWSYLYQGQFYFWQGKRRGSSTLGHSPSRYINYLQNHDQIDNSAWGIRIDKLTNPAALRAMAALYLLLPQTPMIFQGQEFAAGSPFLYFADLSPEISQQVHHGRIEYLKQFTNIDSPEVIDTIDKPYELETFQQSRLDLKERERHGKVYALYRDLIRLRREDPVFSRGYACHIEGAVLGQAGFLLRYFLEDEQRLLLVNLGRELHLVPIPEPMLAPPSRCRWEILWSSEKVEFGGSGTPRLETERFWRLQGYAAVALAPAPEGETP